The Populus trichocarpa isolate Nisqually-1 chromosome 11, P.trichocarpa_v4.1, whole genome shotgun sequence genome has a segment encoding these proteins:
- the LOC7462339 gene encoding uncharacterized protein LOC7462339 — MATVLESLTAPSRSSAVLPKPTTTLVTAFASTINRRSLRFPQLKGLKIHFHSSSTVNRSLGSVSQSSSRLACAGRIVCEAQDIAVKVPAVTDATWKSLVLESESPVLVEFWAPWCGPCRMIHPVIDELANQYAGKLKCYKLNTDDCSSIATEYGIRSIPTVIIFKNGEKKEAIIGAVPKTTLTTSIEKFL, encoded by the exons ATGGCTACTGTACTTGAATCCCTCACCGCTCCTTCTCGCTCTTCTGCTGTCTTGCCTAAACCTACTACTACGCTTGTCACTGCTTTTGCTTCAACTATTAATCGGAGATCGCTTCGCTTCCCACAACTCAAAGGCCTTAAGATTCACTTTCATTCTTCATCGACTGTAAATCGCTCTCTCGGATCGGTGAGTCAGAGTAGTTCTAGACTCGCTTGTGCTGGAAGGATCGTTTGTGAAGCGCAGGACATTGCTGTTAAAG TGCCCGCTGTTACTGATGCAACATGGAAGTCACTTGTGCTGGAATCGGAATCCCCTGTTCTGGTTGAATTCTGGGCTCCATGGTGTGGTCCGTGCCGGATGATTCACCCTGTAATTGATGAACTGGCAAATCAATATGCTGGAAAGCTCAAGTGCTACAAGCTTAACACTGACGACTGTTCTTCAATTGCAACTGAGTATGGGATTCGAAGCATTCCCACTGTTATCATCTTTAAAAATGGTGAGAAGAAAGAGGCCATTATTGGTGCTGTTCCCAAAACTACCTTAACCACCAGTATCGAGAAATTCTTGTAA